TTGATTGTATACATTGGGTAGAGGATTCAGCATCTAAACAAAAAAAGAAAAATACAAAAAACACAGATTATACATATATTGATAATGAAACCTGCATTGATTGTGGGGCTTGTTTAGCAGCTTGTCCAGTT
The sequence above is drawn from the Candidatus Melainabacteria bacterium genome and encodes:
- a CDS encoding 4Fe-4S dicluster domain-containing protein yields the protein MSYTIVSDVCEGKSDCIPVCPVDCIHWVEDSASKQKKKNTKNTDYTYIDNETCIDCGACLAACPVEGAILDEWKPELQKY